A window from Sinorhizobium fredii encodes these proteins:
- a CDS encoding 23S rRNA (adenine(2030)-N(6))-methyltransferase RlmJ, producing MNYRHIYHAGNFADVLKHAVLARLVTYLKQKDRAFRVLDTHAGIGLYDLSSEEAQKTGEWRDGIGRLVDAELPPPVAAILEPYLAAVRDLNPHTGADAGITHYPGSPKLARMLFRPQDRLSAMELHPDDYETLHRLFDGDFQSRITRLDGWLALGAHLPPKEKRGLVLVDPPFEKEGEYERLAEGLARAYRRFAGGIYCLWYPLKKGAPVKEFHEALKALEIPKMLCAELAVRSDRDITGLAGSGLVIVNPPYTLKDELDILLPFLKERLRQDRFASARCFWLRGETALNRGP from the coding sequence ATGAACTATCGGCACATTTATCATGCGGGCAACTTCGCCGATGTCCTGAAGCACGCGGTGCTGGCCAGGCTCGTCACCTATCTCAAACAGAAGGATAGGGCCTTCCGGGTGCTGGATACCCATGCCGGCATCGGTCTCTATGACCTCTCCAGCGAGGAGGCGCAAAAGACCGGCGAGTGGCGCGACGGCATCGGAAGGCTGGTCGACGCCGAACTCCCTCCACCGGTAGCCGCCATTCTCGAGCCCTATCTTGCGGCCGTGCGCGATCTCAATCCGCATACTGGGGCGGATGCCGGGATCACGCATTATCCCGGTTCGCCGAAGCTTGCCCGCATGCTGTTTCGGCCGCAGGACCGGCTCTCGGCAATGGAACTGCATCCGGACGACTATGAAACGCTGCACCGGCTGTTCGACGGCGATTTCCAGAGCCGGATCACCCGGCTCGACGGCTGGCTGGCGCTCGGCGCCCACCTGCCGCCGAAGGAAAAGCGCGGCCTCGTGCTCGTCGATCCGCCATTCGAGAAGGAAGGTGAATACGAGCGGCTGGCCGAAGGGCTTGCCAGGGCCTATCGCCGCTTTGCCGGCGGTATCTACTGCCTCTGGTATCCGCTGAAGAAAGGCGCGCCGGTCAAGGAATTTCATGAGGCGCTGAAAGCGCTGGAAATACCCAAAATGCTGTGCGCCGAGCTTGCGGTCCGCAGCGATCGCGACATCACCGGACTGGCAGGCTCGGGCCTTGTCATCGTCAATCCACCCTATACGCTCAAGGACGAGCTCGACATCCTGCTGCCCTTCCTGAAGGAACGACTTCGCCAGGATCGCTTCGCGTCGGCACGCTGCTTCTGGCTGCGCGGCGAAACAGCTCTCAACCGAGGGCCTTGA
- a CDS encoding outer membrane protein, which produces MRTLTTTLMASAIALVTFQAAHAADAVDEVPAAPAAEYTEPAVKNWSGAYVGGTANWHHGEADATGGNTSAGFGGGLYGGYNVQDGQMVYGGEADVNYAGNDSHSSGRRVKQGVNGSLRGRVGVDLNPVLVYGTAGLALGNAKLSTPAGSDDKTLVGWTAGAGAETFVTDNVTARVEYRYTDYASKDFRTGGSTVSSGYDEHSVRVGMGVKF; this is translated from the coding sequence ATGCGTACGCTCACCACCACTCTCATGGCTTCGGCCATTGCCCTGGTAACCTTCCAGGCAGCTCACGCCGCCGACGCGGTCGACGAAGTTCCGGCTGCTCCGGCTGCCGAATATACCGAGCCGGCCGTCAAGAACTGGTCCGGCGCCTATGTCGGCGGCACGGCCAATTGGCATCACGGCGAAGCCGATGCCACCGGCGGGAACACGTCGGCCGGCTTCGGCGGCGGCCTTTACGGCGGCTACAACGTGCAGGACGGTCAGATGGTCTACGGCGGCGAAGCCGACGTCAACTACGCCGGCAACGACTCCCACTCCAGCGGCCGCCGCGTGAAGCAGGGCGTCAACGGCTCGCTCCGCGGCCGCGTCGGTGTCGACCTCAACCCGGTGCTGGTCTACGGCACGGCCGGTCTCGCCCTTGGCAATGCCAAGCTCTCCACCCCGGCGGGCTCCGACGACAAGACCCTGGTCGGCTGGACGGCTGGCGCCGGTGCCGAAACCTTCGTCACCGACAACGTTACGGCCCGCGTCGAATACCGTTACACGGACTACGCCTCCAAGGACTTCCGCACCGGCGGCTCGACGGTCTCCTCCGGCTATGACGAGCACAGCGTCCGCGTCGGTATGGGCGTCAAGTTCTGA
- a CDS encoding ribonuclease T2 family protein yields the protein MLFASLIAARNRLLATLALLAIAGCNGEGDKTSGSGVDAPAGAASASVPLGKGFDFYVLSLSWSPTWCRGNDPKGKSEQCERGSGLIVHGLWPQYERGYPQFCQTGQSARVPESLGRQYLDIVPSMGLIGHQWRKHGTCSGLSQADYFAVTRAARERLEIPAEFTSTEGSRDLSAASIETAFTTKNPGMAKDMIAVTCEGPLIEEIRVCFDRELRFRACPEIDRRACRRGAVLLPAAP from the coding sequence TTGCTCTTCGCTTCGTTGATTGCCGCAAGAAACCGGCTTCTGGCGACCCTTGCCCTGTTGGCGATCGCCGGCTGTAACGGCGAAGGCGACAAGACATCCGGCTCCGGGGTGGACGCCCCGGCGGGTGCCGCATCGGCGAGCGTACCGCTCGGCAAGGGCTTCGACTTCTATGTGCTTTCGCTCTCCTGGTCCCCGACCTGGTGCCGAGGCAATGACCCGAAGGGCAAATCCGAACAATGCGAGCGCGGCAGCGGCCTGATCGTCCACGGCCTTTGGCCGCAATATGAACGCGGCTATCCGCAGTTTTGCCAGACGGGGCAATCCGCCCGGGTCCCTGAGTCACTTGGCCGGCAATATCTCGACATCGTTCCGTCGATGGGCTTGATCGGGCATCAATGGCGCAAACACGGCACCTGCTCCGGCCTCAGCCAGGCGGATTATTTCGCTGTGACACGGGCGGCCCGCGAGCGGCTTGAGATTCCTGCCGAGTTTACCTCCACGGAGGGTTCGCGAGACCTCTCCGCCGCATCGATCGAGACCGCTTTCACGACGAAGAACCCCGGCATGGCGAAAGACATGATCGCCGTGACCTGCGAGGGGCCTCTGATCGAGGAAATCAGGGTCTGCTTCGACAGGGAATTGCGTTTCAGGGCCTGCCCTGAAATAGATCGCCGCGCCTGCCGACGAGGCGCGGTGCTACTCCCCGCCGCACCATAA
- the pgsA gene encoding CDP-diacylglycerol--glycerol-3-phosphate 3-phosphatidyltransferase, producing the protein MPTPIAYSIPNLLTYFRILIVPLIVLCFFIEGRLHSSDFARWTALVLFVTASVTDFFDGYLARIWKQTSNIGRMLDPIADKLLVASILLLVAADGTIAGWSIWAAIIILCREILVSGLREYLAALKVSVPVTRIAKWKTTIQMVAIAFLLAGPAGDKIVPYITEAGIVLLWIAAAITLYTGYDYFRAGLKHVVNE; encoded by the coding sequence ATGCCAACGCCCATTGCCTACAGCATCCCGAATCTGCTGACCTACTTCCGTATCCTCATCGTGCCGCTGATCGTGCTGTGCTTCTTCATCGAGGGCCGGCTGCACAGTTCCGATTTCGCCCGCTGGACCGCTCTCGTGCTGTTCGTCACCGCCTCGGTCACCGATTTCTTCGACGGCTATCTTGCGCGCATATGGAAGCAGACTTCCAATATCGGCCGGATGCTCGACCCGATCGCCGACAAGCTGCTGGTCGCCTCGATCCTGCTGCTGGTCGCTGCGGACGGCACCATCGCCGGCTGGTCGATCTGGGCCGCGATCATCATTCTTTGCCGCGAAATCCTCGTTTCCGGGCTTCGCGAATATCTTGCAGCGCTGAAGGTCAGCGTGCCCGTTACGCGAATCGCCAAGTGGAAGACGACCATCCAGATGGTGGCGATCGCCTTCCTGCTTGCCGGTCCGGCCGGCGACAAGATCGTGCCCTATATAACCGAGGCTGGCATCGTCCTTCTGTGGATCGCCGCGGCAATCACGCTCTATACCGGCTATGATTATTTCCGCGCTGGCCTGAAGCATGTGGTCAACGAATGA
- a CDS encoding SDR family oxidoreductase: MKRTFKAALVTGGARRIGRAIVEDLAVHGFAVAIHANGSMAEAEALAADLRKAGTNAVALQADLTDVRAASELIAQATSLLGPLDLLVNNASVFNKDSLDEFDEDAWERHFALHVRAPSLLARDFARQRSGDVSGLIVNVIDQRVWSPNPRFYSYMLSKSALWTATQTMAQALAPDIRVNGIGPGPTLPNERQDRRDFEAQVHALILRRGPALDEFGRAIRFLFETPSVTGQMIALDGGQHLAWETPDIREIVE; encoded by the coding sequence TTGAAAAGGACATTCAAGGCGGCGCTGGTTACAGGCGGCGCCCGGCGCATCGGCAGGGCAATAGTTGAGGATCTCGCCGTCCACGGCTTTGCGGTCGCCATCCATGCAAACGGCTCCATGGCCGAGGCCGAGGCGCTGGCGGCAGACCTCAGAAAAGCCGGCACAAACGCTGTCGCCCTCCAGGCGGACCTCACCGATGTGAGGGCGGCGTCGGAATTGATCGCGCAGGCGACCTCGCTGCTCGGCCCGCTCGATCTCCTCGTCAACAATGCCTCGGTCTTCAACAAGGACAGTCTCGACGAGTTCGACGAGGACGCCTGGGAGCGGCACTTCGCCCTGCATGTGCGGGCCCCCTCCCTGCTTGCCCGCGACTTCGCGCGGCAGCGTTCGGGCGATGTTTCCGGCCTTATCGTCAATGTGATCGACCAGCGCGTCTGGTCTCCAAATCCACGCTTTTATTCCTATATGCTCTCCAAGTCGGCGCTCTGGACGGCAACCCAGACGATGGCGCAGGCGCTGGCGCCTGACATTCGCGTCAACGGCATCGGGCCCGGTCCGACGCTGCCGAACGAGCGGCAGGACCGGCGCGATTTCGAAGCCCAGGTCCACGCGCTGATTCTCAGGCGAGGTCCGGCGCTCGACGAATTCGGACGCGCAATCCGCTTCCTTTTCGAGACGCCCTCGGTTACCGGACAGATGATCGCGCTCGACGGCGGCCAGCACCTCGCCTGGGAGACGCCGGATATTCGGGAGATAGTGGAATGA
- the moaD gene encoding molybdopterin converting factor subunit 1 translates to MSTVNLVYFSWVRERIGKGEETLDLPDGVVTVGDLLAHLKTLGAEYESALEHQNVIRAAINQEHVDHGEPIAGAREIALFPPMTGG, encoded by the coding sequence ATGAGCACTGTCAACCTCGTCTATTTTTCCTGGGTGCGCGAACGCATCGGCAAGGGTGAGGAAACGCTGGATCTCCCGGACGGCGTCGTCACGGTCGGCGATCTGCTGGCGCATTTGAAGACGCTCGGCGCCGAGTATGAATCGGCGCTCGAACACCAGAACGTCATCCGCGCGGCGATCAACCAGGAACATGTCGATCACGGCGAGCCGATCGCCGGTGCCCGCGAGATCGCGCTCTTTCCGCCGATGACGGGCGGCTGA
- a CDS encoding molybdenum cofactor biosynthesis protein MoaE — translation MDASVSVRVQPEDFDLAAEVSALTRGRADIGAVVTFLGLCRDEAGALNALELEHYPGMAEAEISRICHEAVQRFGLQAATAIHRYGRIEPGENIVLVVTVSPHRQAAFDGANFIMDFLKTSAPFWKKEHRADGSADDWVSAKDADDAARGRWGR, via the coding sequence ATGGACGCTTCGGTCAGCGTGCGTGTCCAACCCGAGGACTTCGATCTTGCAGCCGAAGTCTCCGCGCTCACCCGCGGCCGGGCGGACATCGGTGCTGTCGTCACCTTTCTGGGCCTCTGCCGCGATGAGGCAGGGGCTTTGAACGCGCTCGAACTCGAACATTATCCGGGCATGGCGGAAGCCGAGATCAGCCGCATCTGCCACGAGGCGGTGCAGCGCTTCGGGTTGCAGGCCGCGACGGCCATTCACCGCTACGGCCGTATCGAGCCCGGTGAGAACATCGTGCTCGTGGTCACCGTCTCGCCGCATCGGCAGGCCGCTTTCGACGGCGCCAACTTCATCATGGATTTCCTGAAAACCTCGGCGCCCTTCTGGAAGAAGGAACACCGTGCCGATGGCAGTGCCGACGACTGGGTCAGCGCCAAGGACGCCGACGACGCGGCACGCGGCCGTTGGGGCCGCTGA
- a CDS encoding branched-chain amino acid ABC transporter permease — protein MAYFLQQIANAVPVAALYAALAFGYAIAFAVTRRADLTYGALFAFAGQMFVLFSDFGWNRLWLVLPAALGVGAAAALSFGLGAGLVAGRYIIRPLAFSSANAVVVASLGSLIVLMETARLASDTRSLWLPPFLNQVIVFWPDPEFPVTLTVVQLLNTALMAALVAAGHWLLTHSYVGRYWRAVSQDREAAALCGIDPSIVYILAYGVASVIAAFCGILAASYYGNMDFGMGLTFGVKVLFIAAIGGQAAPLYAALGAAGVGLLETLWSAYGPILWRDFAIFGFLVIVLVVTRQEKVIP, from the coding sequence ATGGCCTATTTCCTTCAGCAGATCGCCAATGCCGTTCCCGTTGCAGCGCTCTATGCGGCACTTGCCTTCGGCTACGCGATCGCCTTCGCCGTCACGCGGCGGGCCGACCTGACCTATGGCGCGCTCTTCGCATTTGCCGGGCAGATGTTCGTTCTCTTTTCGGATTTCGGCTGGAACCGGCTGTGGCTGGTGCTGCCTGCGGCCCTCGGCGTCGGTGCGGCGGCGGCGCTGAGCTTCGGGCTTGGCGCGGGGCTGGTCGCCGGCCGCTACATCATCCGGCCGCTGGCTTTCTCCTCGGCAAATGCGGTGGTTGTCGCCTCGCTCGGTAGCCTTATCGTGCTCATGGAAACGGCGCGTCTCGCGTCAGATACGAGAAGCCTCTGGCTGCCGCCATTTCTGAACCAGGTTATCGTCTTCTGGCCGGATCCGGAATTTCCCGTGACGCTGACAGTCGTGCAACTGCTGAACACCGCGCTGATGGCGGCGCTCGTCGCCGCCGGCCATTGGCTGCTGACGCACTCCTATGTCGGGCGATACTGGCGGGCCGTCTCCCAGGATCGTGAGGCTGCCGCCCTTTGCGGCATAGATCCCTCGATCGTCTACATTCTTGCCTATGGCGTCGCGTCGGTGATCGCCGCCTTCTGCGGCATTCTGGCCGCCTCCTATTATGGCAACATGGACTTCGGCATGGGCCTGACCTTCGGCGTCAAGGTCCTGTTCATCGCGGCAATCGGCGGCCAGGCGGCGCCACTCTATGCTGCCCTCGGCGCCGCCGGCGTAGGGCTCCTGGAAACGCTGTGGAGCGCCTACGGGCCGATCCTCTGGCGGGATTTCGCGATCTTCGGCTTTCTCGTCATCGTGCTCGTCGTGACCAGGCAGGAAAAGGTCATCCCCTGA
- a CDS encoding NUDIX domain-containing protein: protein MTQHEDPRIRILDRRSLWKGFISLEQVTLEQQMSDGRTARLVREVHDHGRAATILLFDPERQIVVLVRQFRLPVLLQGEPAYLVETPAGLLDGEAPEVAICREAMEETGYRIESAMHLFDAYMSPGSITERTSFFLGRIDTSKKVAAGGGLAHEGEDIEVLEIALDDAVAMIGTGEICDAKTIMLLQWAVLNRAALAG, encoded by the coding sequence ATGACGCAGCATGAAGACCCGCGCATCCGGATACTCGACCGCCGGTCTCTCTGGAAGGGCTTCATCAGCCTCGAGCAGGTCACCCTCGAGCAACAGATGTCCGACGGCAGGACTGCCCGCCTCGTTCGCGAGGTGCACGATCATGGCCGGGCAGCGACGATCCTGCTTTTCGACCCGGAACGCCAGATCGTCGTGCTCGTCCGCCAGTTCCGCCTTCCCGTCCTGCTGCAGGGGGAGCCCGCCTATCTGGTCGAGACGCCGGCGGGCCTGCTCGACGGCGAGGCGCCGGAAGTGGCGATCTGCCGCGAGGCGATGGAGGAGACCGGCTATCGCATCGAGAGTGCCATGCATCTCTTCGACGCCTATATGAGCCCCGGTTCGATAACCGAACGGACGAGTTTTTTCCTCGGCCGCATCGATACGTCCAAGAAGGTGGCCGCCGGCGGCGGGCTGGCGCATGAGGGCGAAGACATCGAGGTGCTGGAAATCGCCTTGGACGACGCCGTCGCAATGATCGGCACCGGCGAAATCTGCGATGCCAAGACGATCATGCTTCTGCAATGGGCCGTGCTGAACCGGGCGGCGCTCGCGGGCTAA
- a CDS encoding molybdopterin-containing oxidoreductase family protein encodes MPYRKAMNVATPIRAEKSVGHSVCPHDCPSACALEVDLTAEGRIGRVRGAAANSYTAGVICAKVARYAERIYHPGRLMVPQRRIGAKGEGRWQEISWEAALDEIAEQFVKAEQEHGSEAVWPYFYAGTMGQVQRDSVERLRHAKRYSGFFGSICTNMAWTGFTMATGALRGPDPREMAKSDCVVIWGTNAVATQVNVMTHAVKARKERGAKIVVIDVYDNPTVKQADLGLILKPGTDAALACAVMHIAFRDGYADRPYMAEYADDPAGLEAHLETRGPEWASAISGLSVEEIEAFAKLVGTTPRTYFRLGYGFTRQRNGSVAIHAAASVATVLGSWKHEGGGAFHSNNDIFKLDKRELVGTALHDPDIRMLDQSQIGRVLTGDAEALRHRGPVTAMLIQNTNPVNVAPEQRLVKRGVLRGDLFVAVHEQFMTDTARLADIVLPATMFLEHDDLYRGGGHQHILIGPKIVEPPSTVRTNLFVIEELAKRLGVADRTGFGLSERQHIDRLLANYGLGYEEMKERKWLDCQPGFEEAHFLKGFGHPDGKFRFKADWTGTPAPNRPPKSMGPQGPHGSLPEFPDHVDLIEIADGRHPFRLATSPARSFLNSTFSETPSSIEKEGRPEVMIHVEDAAGLGIADGDIVRLGNDRGEIRLHARIGGGARRGVVIAEGLWPNGAHLDGEGINILTGADAVAPYGGAAFHDNRVWMRRA; translated from the coding sequence ATGCCATATAGAAAAGCCATGAACGTTGCGACCCCCATCAGAGCAGAAAAGTCGGTCGGCCACTCTGTCTGTCCGCATGATTGTCCCTCGGCTTGCGCGCTGGAAGTGGACCTGACCGCCGAAGGCCGGATCGGGCGCGTCCGCGGCGCGGCCGCCAACAGCTACACGGCCGGCGTCATCTGCGCCAAGGTCGCGCGCTATGCCGAGCGCATCTATCATCCCGGCCGGCTGATGGTGCCGCAGCGCCGCATCGGCGCGAAAGGCGAGGGGCGCTGGCAGGAAATCTCCTGGGAGGCGGCACTCGACGAGATCGCCGAACAATTCGTCAAGGCCGAGCAGGAACACGGCTCGGAAGCGGTCTGGCCCTATTTCTATGCCGGCACCATGGGGCAGGTGCAGCGCGATTCCGTCGAGCGCCTGCGCCATGCCAAGCGCTATTCCGGCTTCTTCGGCTCGATCTGCACGAACATGGCCTGGACCGGCTTCACCATGGCGACCGGAGCCCTGCGCGGCCCGGACCCGCGCGAAATGGCCAAGTCCGATTGCGTGGTAATCTGGGGCACCAATGCGGTGGCAACCCAGGTCAACGTGATGACCCATGCGGTCAAGGCCCGCAAGGAGCGCGGCGCCAAGATTGTCGTCATCGACGTCTACGACAATCCGACGGTCAAGCAGGCCGATCTCGGCCTCATCCTGAAGCCGGGCACCGATGCCGCGCTCGCCTGCGCCGTCATGCATATCGCCTTCCGAGACGGCTACGCGGACCGCCCCTATATGGCGGAGTATGCCGACGACCCGGCCGGCCTCGAAGCGCATCTCGAGACACGCGGGCCGGAATGGGCGTCGGCGATCAGCGGGCTCTCCGTCGAGGAAATCGAGGCCTTCGCGAAACTCGTCGGGACGACGCCGAGAACCTATTTCCGTCTTGGCTACGGCTTCACCCGCCAGCGCAACGGTTCGGTCGCAATCCACGCCGCAGCATCGGTCGCCACCGTGCTCGGCTCGTGGAAGCACGAGGGCGGCGGAGCCTTCCATTCCAACAACGACATCTTCAAGCTCGACAAGCGCGAACTGGTCGGCACCGCTCTGCACGACCCCGACATACGCATGCTCGATCAATCGCAGATCGGCCGCGTGCTGACCGGCGACGCCGAGGCGCTGCGCCATCGCGGGCCGGTAACGGCGATGCTGATCCAGAACACCAATCCGGTAAACGTCGCGCCCGAGCAGCGGCTGGTGAAGAGGGGGGTCCTGCGCGGCGACCTCTTCGTCGCCGTGCATGAGCAGTTCATGACCGACACCGCCCGGCTTGCCGACATCGTCCTGCCGGCAACGATGTTTCTGGAGCATGACGATCTCTATCGCGGCGGCGGACACCAGCACATTCTGATCGGCCCGAAGATCGTCGAACCGCCGTCGACGGTGCGCACCAACCTGTTCGTCATCGAAGAACTGGCAAAGCGCCTCGGCGTTGCCGATCGAACGGGCTTTGGCCTCTCGGAGCGGCAGCATATCGACAGGCTGCTCGCCAATTACGGCCTCGGCTACGAAGAAATGAAGGAGCGGAAATGGCTTGATTGCCAGCCCGGGTTCGAGGAAGCGCATTTCCTCAAGGGTTTCGGGCACCCGGACGGCAAGTTCCGCTTCAAGGCGGACTGGACCGGAACACCCGCACCGAACCGGCCGCCGAAATCGATGGGCCCGCAGGGACCGCATGGCAGCCTCCCCGAGTTTCCCGACCATGTCGATCTGATCGAAATCGCCGACGGCCGTCATCCATTCCGGCTGGCGACCTCGCCGGCGCGTTCGTTCCTGAACTCGACGTTTTCCGAGACGCCCTCTTCGATCGAGAAGGAGGGGCGCCCGGAGGTCATGATCCATGTGGAGGACGCAGCCGGGCTCGGCATCGCCGACGGCGATATCGTCCGGCTCGGTAACGACCGCGGCGAGATCCGACTTCATGCCAGGATCGGCGGCGGTGCGCGCCGCGGCGTGGTGATTGCCGAGGGTCTCTGGCCGAACGGCGCCCATCTCGATGGCGAGGGGATCAATATCCTGACCGGTGCGGACGCGGTCGCACCCTATGGAGGGGCGGCCTTCCACGACAACCGGGTCTGGATGCGCCGGGCCTGA
- a CDS encoding glutathione S-transferase family protein → MKILYSPASPYSNKVRMAAHHLGIAAESVLTDTNANPPELVDSNPLGKIPTLITADGRSIYDSRAIMHFLDRETKGGLYPKTAEKRTQIEIFEALCDGICDSLLAIVYEKRFHPPEKVHQPWIDRQWEKVERGLDHLEAHLPKTGGKLNAGHFALAAMLRYIELRFAGEWQKGRPKLKTWPAKFEKHFPDYPKFKT, encoded by the coding sequence ATGAAGATACTCTACTCGCCCGCCTCCCCCTATTCCAACAAGGTTCGGATGGCTGCCCATCATCTCGGAATCGCTGCGGAAAGCGTGCTCACCGACACCAATGCCAATCCGCCGGAACTGGTCGACAGCAATCCGCTTGGAAAAATCCCGACGCTGATCACGGCCGATGGCCGGTCGATCTACGACAGCCGGGCGATCATGCATTTCCTCGACCGCGAGACCAAAGGCGGGCTCTATCCGAAAACCGCCGAGAAGCGCACCCAGATCGAGATCTTCGAAGCGCTCTGCGACGGCATCTGCGACAGCCTGCTGGCGATCGTCTACGAAAAGCGCTTTCATCCGCCGGAAAAGGTGCATCAGCCCTGGATCGACCGACAATGGGAAAAGGTCGAGCGCGGGCTCGACCACCTGGAAGCTCATCTGCCGAAGACCGGCGGCAAGCTGAATGCGGGACATTTCGCGCTCGCCGCCATGCTGCGCTATATCGAGCTGCGCTTTGCCGGCGAATGGCAGAAAGGGCGGCCGAAGCTCAAGACCTGGCCGGCCAAGTTCGAGAAACACTTTCCGGATTATCCCAAATTCAAGACCTGA